In Phycodurus eques isolate BA_2022a chromosome 10, UOR_Pequ_1.1, whole genome shotgun sequence, a genomic segment contains:
- the rap1gapb gene encoding rap1 GTPase-activating protein 1 isoform X2, producing MMANTFSYALLHSAPRRPLLNRRCLSDSSDLFAMIERMQGCRMDEQRCPLPPPLKTEEDYIPYPSVHEVLGRRGPFPLILLPQFGGYWIEGTNHKPRETPEAEQPPCPASYVKLETNSTAKIYRKQFMGKEHFNYYTMDAALGHLVFSLKYDVIGDQEHLRLMLRSRLRTYHDVIPISCLTEFPNVVQMAKLVCEEVNVDRFYPVLYPKASRLIVTFDEHVINNNFKFGVIYQKFGQTTEEEVFGNMVESPAFAEFLEFLGQKIELHDFKGFRGGLDVTHGQTGTESVYTNFHGKEIMFHVSTKLPYTEGDSQQLQRKRHIGNDIVAIVFQEANTPFVPDMIQSNFLHAYAVVQVEDACTDNVTYKVSVTARDDVPFFGPALPDPAIFRKGLELREFLFTKLINAEYACYKAEKFSKLEERTRSALLETLYEELHINSQSMMGLGGDEDKLENGSGGGGGFFESFKRVIRSRSQSMDAMGLSSKKSHTVSTSHSGSFTHNLAESPKTPGISLLVPGKSPSKYGRRGSAIGIGTIEESLIIPGKSPTRKKSGPFSSRRSSAIGIENIQEVQERSRDVSPCTQRMSDSGLPSQENRSDNSSNHSSPEFTPAKNSLVMCCRAPSIPEAQDLSRSSSNASSFASVVEEHEADDDYDTGLESVSATTPHKRNSLDDGSLSMSHAGVTASRLQHQSDGPKGPETKATDGRARSERPLLEHKSWNC from the exons ATGATGGCGAACACCTTCTCGTACGCACTGCTCCACAGCGCCCCCCGCAGACCTCTACTCAATAGGAGATGCCTGAGCGAT agctcggacctgtttgccatgatCGAGAGGATGCAG GGTTGCAGAATGGACGAGCAGAGATGCCCCCTCCCTCCGCCCCTCAAA ACAGAAGAGGACTACATCCCATATCCCAGTGTTCATGAG GTTCTTGGTCGCAGAGGCCCGTTCCCGCTCATCCTGCTTCCCCAGTTTGGAGGCTACTGGATTGAGGGGACCAATCACAAGCCTCGAGAGACACCGGAGGCGGAGCAACCTCCATGCCCCGCCTCCTACGTTAAGCTCGAGACCAACAGCACCGCCAAGATCTACAGGAAACAGTTCATGGGCAAA GAGCATTTTAATTACTACACCATGGACGCCGCTTTGGGCCACTTGGTCTTCTCATTAAAGTACGACGTCATCGGGGATCAGGAGCATCTGCGCTTGATGCTGCG CTCTAGGCTAAGAACCTACCATGATGTCATCCCAATTTCCTGCCTGACAGAGTTCCCCAACGTGGTTCAGATGGCCAAG CTTGTTTGTGAAGAAGTCAACGTTGATCGGTTTTATCCAGTTCTCTACCCAAAG GCATCACGCCTCATTGTCACCTTTGACGAGCACGTGATCAACAACAATTTCAAGTTTGGAGTCATTTATCAAAAGTTTGGTCAG ACCACAGAGGAGGAAGTCTTTGGGAACATGGTAGAAAGCCCGGCCTTTGCCGAGTTCTTGGAGTTCCTGGGGCAGAAGATTGAGCTGCATGACTTTAAAGG GTTTCGAGGAGGCCTGGACGTCACGCACGGCCAAACGGGGACGGAATCGGTGTACACCAACTTCCACGGCAAGGAGATCATGTTCCACGTCTCCACCAAGCTGCCTTACACCGAGGGAGACTCCCAGCAG CTGCAGAGGAAGAGGCACATAGGCAACGACATCGTCGCCATCGTGTTCCAGGAAGCGAACACGCCCTTCGTTCCCGACATGATCCAGTCCAACTTCCTCCACGCCTACGCGGTGGTCCAGGTGGAGGACGCGTGTACGGACAATGTCACCTACAAG GTGTCAGTGACAGCGAGGGATGACGTGCCCTTCTTTGGGCCGGCCCTGCCTGACCCGGCCATCTTCAGAAAG GGCCTGGAGCTTCGCGAGTTCCTCTTCACCAAGCTCATCAATGCCGAGTACGCTTGCTATAAGGCGGAGAAGTTTTCCAAGCTGGAG GAGCGCACACGTTCAGCCCTTTTGGAAACCCTGTACGAGGAGCTGCACATCAACAGCCAGTCCATGATGGGCCTGGGCGGGGACGAAGACAAGCTGGAGAATGGCAGCGGAGGAGGGGGAGGCTTCTTCGAGTCCTTCAAG CGGGTCATCCGCAGCAGAAGCCAGTCAATGGATGCCATGGGCCTCAGTAGCAAGAAGTCACACACAGTCTCCACTAGTCACAGTGGCAGCTTTACCCACAATCTGGCCGAGAGCCCCAAAACACCCGGCATT TCATTGCTCGTCCCGGGGAAAAGTCCCAGTAAATACGGCCGACGAGGCAGCGCCATAGGGATAGGAACAATAGAAGAG TCCCTGATCATTCCCGGGAAAAGCCCCACCAGGAAGAAGTCCGGACCCTTCAGTTCCCGTCGGAGCAGCGCCATCGGCATCGAGAACATCCAGGAGGTCCAAGAGAGGAG CCGCGATGTGTCACCGTGCACCCAAAGGATGTCCGACAGCGGCCTGCCCTCCCAGGAAAATAGATCCGACAACTCGTCCAATCACAGTTCTCCTGAGTTTACCCCTGCCAAGAACAG CTTGGTCATGTGTTGCAGGGCGCCGTCCATCCCGGAGGCTCAGGACCTTTCCCGATCATCCTCCAACGCCAGCAGCTTCGCCAGCGTCGTGGAGGAGCACGAGGCTGACGACGATTACGACACGGGACTG GAAAGTGTGTCGGCCACGACGCCGCACAAGAGGAACTCGCTGGACGATGGATCGCTCAGTATGAGCCACGCAGGCGTCACAG CGTCTCGACTCCAGCATCAAAGTGACGGGCCTAAGGGACCCGAGACGAAAGCGACAGATGGGCGTGCCAGGTCGGAGCGCCCGCTTCTGGAGCACAAGTCCTGG AACTGTTAG
- the rap1gapb gene encoding rap1 GTPase-activating protein 1 isoform X1, with product MSQRRRSFTFGAYGGLNKNASRTRTFFWKHDGRIPRIPDEVERSLQYSASLLPLPAISQGCRMDEQRCPLPPPLKTEEDYIPYPSVHEVLGRRGPFPLILLPQFGGYWIEGTNHKPRETPEAEQPPCPASYVKLETNSTAKIYRKQFMGKEHFNYYTMDAALGHLVFSLKYDVIGDQEHLRLMLRSRLRTYHDVIPISCLTEFPNVVQMAKLVCEEVNVDRFYPVLYPKASRLIVTFDEHVINNNFKFGVIYQKFGQTTEEEVFGNMVESPAFAEFLEFLGQKIELHDFKGFRGGLDVTHGQTGTESVYTNFHGKEIMFHVSTKLPYTEGDSQQLQRKRHIGNDIVAIVFQEANTPFVPDMIQSNFLHAYAVVQVEDACTDNVTYKVSVTARDDVPFFGPALPDPAIFRKGLELREFLFTKLINAEYACYKAEKFSKLEERTRSALLETLYEELHINSQSMMGLGGDEDKLENGSGGGGGFFESFKRVIRSRSQSMDAMGLSSKKSHTVSTSHSGSFTHNLAESPKTPGISLLVPGKSPSKYGRRGSAIGIGTIEESLIIPGKSPTRKKSGPFSSRRSSAIGIENIQEVQERSRDVSPCTQRMSDSGLPSQENRSDNSSNHSSPEFTPAKNSLVMCCRAPSIPEAQDLSRSSSNASSFASVVEEHEADDDYDTGLESVSATTPHKRNSLDDGSLSMSHAGVTASRLQHQSDGPKGPETKATDGRARSERPLLEHKSWNC from the exons GGTTGCAGAATGGACGAGCAGAGATGCCCCCTCCCTCCGCCCCTCAAA ACAGAAGAGGACTACATCCCATATCCCAGTGTTCATGAG GTTCTTGGTCGCAGAGGCCCGTTCCCGCTCATCCTGCTTCCCCAGTTTGGAGGCTACTGGATTGAGGGGACCAATCACAAGCCTCGAGAGACACCGGAGGCGGAGCAACCTCCATGCCCCGCCTCCTACGTTAAGCTCGAGACCAACAGCACCGCCAAGATCTACAGGAAACAGTTCATGGGCAAA GAGCATTTTAATTACTACACCATGGACGCCGCTTTGGGCCACTTGGTCTTCTCATTAAAGTACGACGTCATCGGGGATCAGGAGCATCTGCGCTTGATGCTGCG CTCTAGGCTAAGAACCTACCATGATGTCATCCCAATTTCCTGCCTGACAGAGTTCCCCAACGTGGTTCAGATGGCCAAG CTTGTTTGTGAAGAAGTCAACGTTGATCGGTTTTATCCAGTTCTCTACCCAAAG GCATCACGCCTCATTGTCACCTTTGACGAGCACGTGATCAACAACAATTTCAAGTTTGGAGTCATTTATCAAAAGTTTGGTCAG ACCACAGAGGAGGAAGTCTTTGGGAACATGGTAGAAAGCCCGGCCTTTGCCGAGTTCTTGGAGTTCCTGGGGCAGAAGATTGAGCTGCATGACTTTAAAGG GTTTCGAGGAGGCCTGGACGTCACGCACGGCCAAACGGGGACGGAATCGGTGTACACCAACTTCCACGGCAAGGAGATCATGTTCCACGTCTCCACCAAGCTGCCTTACACCGAGGGAGACTCCCAGCAG CTGCAGAGGAAGAGGCACATAGGCAACGACATCGTCGCCATCGTGTTCCAGGAAGCGAACACGCCCTTCGTTCCCGACATGATCCAGTCCAACTTCCTCCACGCCTACGCGGTGGTCCAGGTGGAGGACGCGTGTACGGACAATGTCACCTACAAG GTGTCAGTGACAGCGAGGGATGACGTGCCCTTCTTTGGGCCGGCCCTGCCTGACCCGGCCATCTTCAGAAAG GGCCTGGAGCTTCGCGAGTTCCTCTTCACCAAGCTCATCAATGCCGAGTACGCTTGCTATAAGGCGGAGAAGTTTTCCAAGCTGGAG GAGCGCACACGTTCAGCCCTTTTGGAAACCCTGTACGAGGAGCTGCACATCAACAGCCAGTCCATGATGGGCCTGGGCGGGGACGAAGACAAGCTGGAGAATGGCAGCGGAGGAGGGGGAGGCTTCTTCGAGTCCTTCAAG CGGGTCATCCGCAGCAGAAGCCAGTCAATGGATGCCATGGGCCTCAGTAGCAAGAAGTCACACACAGTCTCCACTAGTCACAGTGGCAGCTTTACCCACAATCTGGCCGAGAGCCCCAAAACACCCGGCATT TCATTGCTCGTCCCGGGGAAAAGTCCCAGTAAATACGGCCGACGAGGCAGCGCCATAGGGATAGGAACAATAGAAGAG TCCCTGATCATTCCCGGGAAAAGCCCCACCAGGAAGAAGTCCGGACCCTTCAGTTCCCGTCGGAGCAGCGCCATCGGCATCGAGAACATCCAGGAGGTCCAAGAGAGGAG CCGCGATGTGTCACCGTGCACCCAAAGGATGTCCGACAGCGGCCTGCCCTCCCAGGAAAATAGATCCGACAACTCGTCCAATCACAGTTCTCCTGAGTTTACCCCTGCCAAGAACAG CTTGGTCATGTGTTGCAGGGCGCCGTCCATCCCGGAGGCTCAGGACCTTTCCCGATCATCCTCCAACGCCAGCAGCTTCGCCAGCGTCGTGGAGGAGCACGAGGCTGACGACGATTACGACACGGGACTG GAAAGTGTGTCGGCCACGACGCCGCACAAGAGGAACTCGCTGGACGATGGATCGCTCAGTATGAGCCACGCAGGCGTCACAG CGTCTCGACTCCAGCATCAAAGTGACGGGCCTAAGGGACCCGAGACGAAAGCGACAGATGGGCGTGCCAGGTCGGAGCGCCCGCTTCTGGAGCACAAGTCCTGG AACTGTTAG
- the rap1gapb gene encoding rap1 GTPase-activating protein 1 isoform X6 — protein sequence MSQRRRSFTFGAYGGLNKNASRTRTFFWKHDGRIPRIPDEVERSLQYSASLLPLPAISQGCRMDEQRCPLPPPLKTEEDYIPYPSVHEVLGRRGPFPLILLPQFGGYWIEGTNHKPRETPEAEQPPCPASYVKLETNSTAKIYRKQFMGKEHFNYYTMDAALGHLVFSLKYDVIGDQEHLRLMLRSRLRTYHDVIPISCLTEFPNVVQMAKLVCEEVNVDRFYPVLYPKASRLIVTFDEHVINNNFKFGVIYQKFGQTTEEEVFGNMVESPAFAEFLEFLGQKIELHDFKGFRGGLDVTHGQTGTESVYTNFHGKEIMFHVSTKLPYTEGDSQQLQRKRHIGNDIVAIVFQEANTPFVPDMIQSNFLHAYAVVQVEDACTDNVTYKVSVTARDDVPFFGPALPDPAIFRKGLELREFLFTKLINAEYACYKAEKFSKLEERTRSALLETLYEELHINSQSMMGLGGDEDKLENGSGGGGGFFESFKSLLVPGKSPSKYGRRGSAIGIGTIEESLIIPGKSPTRKKSGPFSSRRSSAIGIENIQEVQERSRDVSPCTQRMSDSGLPSQENRSDNSSNHSSPEFTPAKNSLVMCCRAPSIPEAQDLSRSSSNASSFASVVEEHEADDDYDTGLESVSATTPHKRNSLDDGSLSMSHAGVTASRLQHQSDGPKGPETKATDGRARSERPLLEHKSWNC from the exons GGTTGCAGAATGGACGAGCAGAGATGCCCCCTCCCTCCGCCCCTCAAA ACAGAAGAGGACTACATCCCATATCCCAGTGTTCATGAG GTTCTTGGTCGCAGAGGCCCGTTCCCGCTCATCCTGCTTCCCCAGTTTGGAGGCTACTGGATTGAGGGGACCAATCACAAGCCTCGAGAGACACCGGAGGCGGAGCAACCTCCATGCCCCGCCTCCTACGTTAAGCTCGAGACCAACAGCACCGCCAAGATCTACAGGAAACAGTTCATGGGCAAA GAGCATTTTAATTACTACACCATGGACGCCGCTTTGGGCCACTTGGTCTTCTCATTAAAGTACGACGTCATCGGGGATCAGGAGCATCTGCGCTTGATGCTGCG CTCTAGGCTAAGAACCTACCATGATGTCATCCCAATTTCCTGCCTGACAGAGTTCCCCAACGTGGTTCAGATGGCCAAG CTTGTTTGTGAAGAAGTCAACGTTGATCGGTTTTATCCAGTTCTCTACCCAAAG GCATCACGCCTCATTGTCACCTTTGACGAGCACGTGATCAACAACAATTTCAAGTTTGGAGTCATTTATCAAAAGTTTGGTCAG ACCACAGAGGAGGAAGTCTTTGGGAACATGGTAGAAAGCCCGGCCTTTGCCGAGTTCTTGGAGTTCCTGGGGCAGAAGATTGAGCTGCATGACTTTAAAGG GTTTCGAGGAGGCCTGGACGTCACGCACGGCCAAACGGGGACGGAATCGGTGTACACCAACTTCCACGGCAAGGAGATCATGTTCCACGTCTCCACCAAGCTGCCTTACACCGAGGGAGACTCCCAGCAG CTGCAGAGGAAGAGGCACATAGGCAACGACATCGTCGCCATCGTGTTCCAGGAAGCGAACACGCCCTTCGTTCCCGACATGATCCAGTCCAACTTCCTCCACGCCTACGCGGTGGTCCAGGTGGAGGACGCGTGTACGGACAATGTCACCTACAAG GTGTCAGTGACAGCGAGGGATGACGTGCCCTTCTTTGGGCCGGCCCTGCCTGACCCGGCCATCTTCAGAAAG GGCCTGGAGCTTCGCGAGTTCCTCTTCACCAAGCTCATCAATGCCGAGTACGCTTGCTATAAGGCGGAGAAGTTTTCCAAGCTGGAG GAGCGCACACGTTCAGCCCTTTTGGAAACCCTGTACGAGGAGCTGCACATCAACAGCCAGTCCATGATGGGCCTGGGCGGGGACGAAGACAAGCTGGAGAATGGCAGCGGAGGAGGGGGAGGCTTCTTCGAGTCCTTCAAG TCATTGCTCGTCCCGGGGAAAAGTCCCAGTAAATACGGCCGACGAGGCAGCGCCATAGGGATAGGAACAATAGAAGAG TCCCTGATCATTCCCGGGAAAAGCCCCACCAGGAAGAAGTCCGGACCCTTCAGTTCCCGTCGGAGCAGCGCCATCGGCATCGAGAACATCCAGGAGGTCCAAGAGAGGAG CCGCGATGTGTCACCGTGCACCCAAAGGATGTCCGACAGCGGCCTGCCCTCCCAGGAAAATAGATCCGACAACTCGTCCAATCACAGTTCTCCTGAGTTTACCCCTGCCAAGAACAG CTTGGTCATGTGTTGCAGGGCGCCGTCCATCCCGGAGGCTCAGGACCTTTCCCGATCATCCTCCAACGCCAGCAGCTTCGCCAGCGTCGTGGAGGAGCACGAGGCTGACGACGATTACGACACGGGACTG GAAAGTGTGTCGGCCACGACGCCGCACAAGAGGAACTCGCTGGACGATGGATCGCTCAGTATGAGCCACGCAGGCGTCACAG CGTCTCGACTCCAGCATCAAAGTGACGGGCCTAAGGGACCCGAGACGAAAGCGACAGATGGGCGTGCCAGGTCGGAGCGCCCGCTTCTGGAGCACAAGTCCTGG AACTGTTAG
- the rap1gapb gene encoding rap1 GTPase-activating protein 1 isoform X7, with translation MMANTFSYALLHSAPRRPLLNRRCLSDSSDLFAMIERMQGCRMDEQRCPLPPPLKTEEDYIPYPSVHEVLGRRGPFPLILLPQFGGYWIEGTNHKPRETPEAEQPPCPASYVKLETNSTAKIYRKQFMGKEHFNYYTMDAALGHLVFSLKYDVIGDQEHLRLMLRSRLRTYHDVIPISCLTEFPNVVQMAKLVCEEVNVDRFYPVLYPKASRLIVTFDEHVINNNFKFGVIYQKFGQTTEEEVFGNMVESPAFAEFLEFLGQKIELHDFKGFRGGLDVTHGQTGTESVYTNFHGKEIMFHVSTKLPYTEGDSQQLQRKRHIGNDIVAIVFQEANTPFVPDMIQSNFLHAYAVVQVEDACTDNVTYKVSVTARDDVPFFGPALPDPAIFRKGLELREFLFTKLINAEYACYKAEKFSKLEERTRSALLETLYEELHINSQSMMGLGGDEDKLENGSGGGGGFFESFKRVIRSRSQSMDAMGLSSKKSHTVSTSHSGSFTHNLAESPKTPGISLIIPGKSPTRKKSGPFSSRRSSAIGIENIQEVQERSRDVSPCTQRMSDSGLPSQENRSDNSSNHSSPEFTPAKNSLVMCCRAPSIPEAQDLSRSSSNASSFASVVEEHEADDDYDTGLESVSATTPHKRNSLDDGSLSMSHAGVTASRLQHQSDGPKGPETKATDGRARSERPLLEHKSWNC, from the exons ATGATGGCGAACACCTTCTCGTACGCACTGCTCCACAGCGCCCCCCGCAGACCTCTACTCAATAGGAGATGCCTGAGCGAT agctcggacctgtttgccatgatCGAGAGGATGCAG GGTTGCAGAATGGACGAGCAGAGATGCCCCCTCCCTCCGCCCCTCAAA ACAGAAGAGGACTACATCCCATATCCCAGTGTTCATGAG GTTCTTGGTCGCAGAGGCCCGTTCCCGCTCATCCTGCTTCCCCAGTTTGGAGGCTACTGGATTGAGGGGACCAATCACAAGCCTCGAGAGACACCGGAGGCGGAGCAACCTCCATGCCCCGCCTCCTACGTTAAGCTCGAGACCAACAGCACCGCCAAGATCTACAGGAAACAGTTCATGGGCAAA GAGCATTTTAATTACTACACCATGGACGCCGCTTTGGGCCACTTGGTCTTCTCATTAAAGTACGACGTCATCGGGGATCAGGAGCATCTGCGCTTGATGCTGCG CTCTAGGCTAAGAACCTACCATGATGTCATCCCAATTTCCTGCCTGACAGAGTTCCCCAACGTGGTTCAGATGGCCAAG CTTGTTTGTGAAGAAGTCAACGTTGATCGGTTTTATCCAGTTCTCTACCCAAAG GCATCACGCCTCATTGTCACCTTTGACGAGCACGTGATCAACAACAATTTCAAGTTTGGAGTCATTTATCAAAAGTTTGGTCAG ACCACAGAGGAGGAAGTCTTTGGGAACATGGTAGAAAGCCCGGCCTTTGCCGAGTTCTTGGAGTTCCTGGGGCAGAAGATTGAGCTGCATGACTTTAAAGG GTTTCGAGGAGGCCTGGACGTCACGCACGGCCAAACGGGGACGGAATCGGTGTACACCAACTTCCACGGCAAGGAGATCATGTTCCACGTCTCCACCAAGCTGCCTTACACCGAGGGAGACTCCCAGCAG CTGCAGAGGAAGAGGCACATAGGCAACGACATCGTCGCCATCGTGTTCCAGGAAGCGAACACGCCCTTCGTTCCCGACATGATCCAGTCCAACTTCCTCCACGCCTACGCGGTGGTCCAGGTGGAGGACGCGTGTACGGACAATGTCACCTACAAG GTGTCAGTGACAGCGAGGGATGACGTGCCCTTCTTTGGGCCGGCCCTGCCTGACCCGGCCATCTTCAGAAAG GGCCTGGAGCTTCGCGAGTTCCTCTTCACCAAGCTCATCAATGCCGAGTACGCTTGCTATAAGGCGGAGAAGTTTTCCAAGCTGGAG GAGCGCACACGTTCAGCCCTTTTGGAAACCCTGTACGAGGAGCTGCACATCAACAGCCAGTCCATGATGGGCCTGGGCGGGGACGAAGACAAGCTGGAGAATGGCAGCGGAGGAGGGGGAGGCTTCTTCGAGTCCTTCAAG CGGGTCATCCGCAGCAGAAGCCAGTCAATGGATGCCATGGGCCTCAGTAGCAAGAAGTCACACACAGTCTCCACTAGTCACAGTGGCAGCTTTACCCACAATCTGGCCGAGAGCCCCAAAACACCCGGCATT TCCCTGATCATTCCCGGGAAAAGCCCCACCAGGAAGAAGTCCGGACCCTTCAGTTCCCGTCGGAGCAGCGCCATCGGCATCGAGAACATCCAGGAGGTCCAAGAGAGGAG CCGCGATGTGTCACCGTGCACCCAAAGGATGTCCGACAGCGGCCTGCCCTCCCAGGAAAATAGATCCGACAACTCGTCCAATCACAGTTCTCCTGAGTTTACCCCTGCCAAGAACAG CTTGGTCATGTGTTGCAGGGCGCCGTCCATCCCGGAGGCTCAGGACCTTTCCCGATCATCCTCCAACGCCAGCAGCTTCGCCAGCGTCGTGGAGGAGCACGAGGCTGACGACGATTACGACACGGGACTG GAAAGTGTGTCGGCCACGACGCCGCACAAGAGGAACTCGCTGGACGATGGATCGCTCAGTATGAGCCACGCAGGCGTCACAG CGTCTCGACTCCAGCATCAAAGTGACGGGCCTAAGGGACCCGAGACGAAAGCGACAGATGGGCGTGCCAGGTCGGAGCGCCCGCTTCTGGAGCACAAGTCCTGG AACTGTTAG
- the rap1gapb gene encoding rap1 GTPase-activating protein 1 isoform X8, whose translation MDEQRCPLPPPLKTEEDYIPYPSVHEVLGRRGPFPLILLPQFGGYWIEGTNHKPRETPEAEQPPCPASYVKLETNSTAKIYRKQFMGKEHFNYYTMDAALGHLVFSLKYDVIGDQEHLRLMLRSRLRTYHDVIPISCLTEFPNVVQMAKLVCEEVNVDRFYPVLYPKASRLIVTFDEHVINNNFKFGVIYQKFGQTTEEEVFGNMVESPAFAEFLEFLGQKIELHDFKGFRGGLDVTHGQTGTESVYTNFHGKEIMFHVSTKLPYTEGDSQQLQRKRHIGNDIVAIVFQEANTPFVPDMIQSNFLHAYAVVQVEDACTDNVTYKVSVTARDDVPFFGPALPDPAIFRKGLELREFLFTKLINAEYACYKAEKFSKLEERTRSALLETLYEELHINSQSMMGLGGDEDKLENGSGGGGGFFESFKRVIRSRSQSMDAMGLSSKKSHTVSTSHSGSFTHNLAESPKTPGISLLVPGKSPSKYGRRGSAIGIGTIEESLIIPGKSPTRKKSGPFSSRRSSAIGIENIQEVQERSRDVSPCTQRMSDSGLPSQENRSDNSSNHSSPEFTPAKNSLVMCCRAPSIPEAQDLSRSSSNASSFASVVEEHEADDDYDTGLESVSATTPHKRNSLDDGSLSMSHAGVTASRLQHQSDGPKGPETKATDGRARSERPLLEHKSWNC comes from the exons ATGGACGAGCAGAGATGCCCCCTCCCTCCGCCCCTCAAA ACAGAAGAGGACTACATCCCATATCCCAGTGTTCATGAG GTTCTTGGTCGCAGAGGCCCGTTCCCGCTCATCCTGCTTCCCCAGTTTGGAGGCTACTGGATTGAGGGGACCAATCACAAGCCTCGAGAGACACCGGAGGCGGAGCAACCTCCATGCCCCGCCTCCTACGTTAAGCTCGAGACCAACAGCACCGCCAAGATCTACAGGAAACAGTTCATGGGCAAA GAGCATTTTAATTACTACACCATGGACGCCGCTTTGGGCCACTTGGTCTTCTCATTAAAGTACGACGTCATCGGGGATCAGGAGCATCTGCGCTTGATGCTGCG CTCTAGGCTAAGAACCTACCATGATGTCATCCCAATTTCCTGCCTGACAGAGTTCCCCAACGTGGTTCAGATGGCCAAG CTTGTTTGTGAAGAAGTCAACGTTGATCGGTTTTATCCAGTTCTCTACCCAAAG GCATCACGCCTCATTGTCACCTTTGACGAGCACGTGATCAACAACAATTTCAAGTTTGGAGTCATTTATCAAAAGTTTGGTCAG ACCACAGAGGAGGAAGTCTTTGGGAACATGGTAGAAAGCCCGGCCTTTGCCGAGTTCTTGGAGTTCCTGGGGCAGAAGATTGAGCTGCATGACTTTAAAGG GTTTCGAGGAGGCCTGGACGTCACGCACGGCCAAACGGGGACGGAATCGGTGTACACCAACTTCCACGGCAAGGAGATCATGTTCCACGTCTCCACCAAGCTGCCTTACACCGAGGGAGACTCCCAGCAG CTGCAGAGGAAGAGGCACATAGGCAACGACATCGTCGCCATCGTGTTCCAGGAAGCGAACACGCCCTTCGTTCCCGACATGATCCAGTCCAACTTCCTCCACGCCTACGCGGTGGTCCAGGTGGAGGACGCGTGTACGGACAATGTCACCTACAAG GTGTCAGTGACAGCGAGGGATGACGTGCCCTTCTTTGGGCCGGCCCTGCCTGACCCGGCCATCTTCAGAAAG GGCCTGGAGCTTCGCGAGTTCCTCTTCACCAAGCTCATCAATGCCGAGTACGCTTGCTATAAGGCGGAGAAGTTTTCCAAGCTGGAG GAGCGCACACGTTCAGCCCTTTTGGAAACCCTGTACGAGGAGCTGCACATCAACAGCCAGTCCATGATGGGCCTGGGCGGGGACGAAGACAAGCTGGAGAATGGCAGCGGAGGAGGGGGAGGCTTCTTCGAGTCCTTCAAG CGGGTCATCCGCAGCAGAAGCCAGTCAATGGATGCCATGGGCCTCAGTAGCAAGAAGTCACACACAGTCTCCACTAGTCACAGTGGCAGCTTTACCCACAATCTGGCCGAGAGCCCCAAAACACCCGGCATT TCATTGCTCGTCCCGGGGAAAAGTCCCAGTAAATACGGCCGACGAGGCAGCGCCATAGGGATAGGAACAATAGAAGAG TCCCTGATCATTCCCGGGAAAAGCCCCACCAGGAAGAAGTCCGGACCCTTCAGTTCCCGTCGGAGCAGCGCCATCGGCATCGAGAACATCCAGGAGGTCCAAGAGAGGAG CCGCGATGTGTCACCGTGCACCCAAAGGATGTCCGACAGCGGCCTGCCCTCCCAGGAAAATAGATCCGACAACTCGTCCAATCACAGTTCTCCTGAGTTTACCCCTGCCAAGAACAG CTTGGTCATGTGTTGCAGGGCGCCGTCCATCCCGGAGGCTCAGGACCTTTCCCGATCATCCTCCAACGCCAGCAGCTTCGCCAGCGTCGTGGAGGAGCACGAGGCTGACGACGATTACGACACGGGACTG GAAAGTGTGTCGGCCACGACGCCGCACAAGAGGAACTCGCTGGACGATGGATCGCTCAGTATGAGCCACGCAGGCGTCACAG CGTCTCGACTCCAGCATCAAAGTGACGGGCCTAAGGGACCCGAGACGAAAGCGACAGATGGGCGTGCCAGGTCGGAGCGCCCGCTTCTGGAGCACAAGTCCTGG AACTGTTAG